From a single Paenibacillus sp. FSL R5-0345 genomic region:
- a CDS encoding MarR family winged helix-turn-helix transcriptional regulator, whose protein sequence is MNKHVENTPFSNLIREIGMKLKSTADARLNELGLNSQQGRMIGYIFEHQEKGVIQKDLAEVFNRKGASITSMLQGLEKKGYIKRVTPENDERQKSIFVLEKGALLVEEFNEIFSEVEASITKALRPEETATLKSLLQKVNSSL, encoded by the coding sequence ATGAATAAACACGTTGAAAACACACCCTTTTCTAATTTGATTCGAGAGATCGGGATGAAACTAAAAAGTACAGCCGATGCCAGACTAAATGAGTTAGGTCTGAATTCACAGCAAGGGCGCATGATCGGCTATATTTTTGAGCATCAAGAAAAAGGTGTTATTCAAAAGGATTTGGCGGAGGTCTTTAATAGAAAAGGGGCAAGTATCACCAGCATGCTCCAAGGTTTAGAAAAGAAAGGTTATATCAAACGTGTCACACCTGAGAATGATGAACGACAGAAGAGTATTTTTGTTTTGGAAAAGGGTGCTCTTTTGGTCGAGGAGTTCAATGAAATATTTTCTGAGGTAGAAGCAAGCATTACAAAAGCACTCCGTCCGGAAGAAACTGCAACCTTAAAGTCTTTACTGCAAAAAGTTAATTCAAGTCTATAA
- a CDS encoding MATE family efflux transporter, whose amino-acid sequence MKTEGSNQYYLESAPIKKAIAHLSIPMMIGMSVGTIYNVINAYFIGLLHNTSMLTAITLGLPIFTVLMAFGNMLGVGGGTFITRLAGQKDTEKGKKVAGYTFYGSIIVGILIALMAMLAIDPITRLLGADAATLDFTKAYALTLFAGGFAIVLNFALEQLVRSEGASKESMYGIFISTALSLIFDPLFILVLNWHVAGAALAMVLANVGSAIYYVYFLETKSEHLRGFLKHFKISVRDQLEVYKIGVSELLQFSFVIVSTLLLNNFAIQYGENVVAGFGVALRIVQVPEFLSMGLFLGLIPLFAFNFASQNMARLKSTIKHAFAYIGGIAVVFVGLVFLFRGTILHFFSNDPSVLSMGTYILVAMLISALFNGFTGLFMSIFQATGQGIPTNIMAITQGVLFIPMIIVLHSVFGLHGVIWSMTITEVITSLMGVILFIIFSKKLKSTGGDGKGVVEVASV is encoded by the coding sequence ATGAAAACAGAAGGTTCAAATCAATATTATTTAGAATCGGCGCCGATCAAGAAGGCAATTGCTCATTTATCTATTCCTATGATGATCGGGATGTCTGTAGGTACCATCTATAATGTAATCAATGCTTATTTCATCGGCTTACTCCACAATACTAGTATGCTGACGGCCATTACGCTGGGTCTGCCCATTTTCACAGTCTTAATGGCCTTTGGGAATATGCTTGGCGTAGGCGGAGGAACATTTATTACAAGGCTGGCAGGGCAAAAAGATACGGAGAAGGGAAAGAAGGTTGCCGGATACACTTTTTATGGAAGCATTATAGTGGGTATTCTTATTGCTCTAATGGCGATGTTAGCGATTGATCCAATTACGCGATTGCTGGGGGCGGATGCTGCTACTCTAGACTTTACTAAGGCTTATGCCTTGACTCTTTTTGCCGGTGGATTCGCGATTGTACTTAATTTTGCCTTGGAGCAGCTAGTCCGTTCGGAAGGTGCCTCGAAGGAATCGATGTATGGCATCTTCATCAGTACGGCTTTAAGTTTAATTTTTGATCCCCTCTTTATTCTAGTGTTGAACTGGCATGTGGCAGGTGCTGCGTTGGCAATGGTTTTAGCGAATGTGGGTTCCGCGATTTATTATGTCTATTTTTTAGAAACGAAAAGTGAGCACTTAAGAGGATTTTTGAAGCATTTCAAGATATCTGTTCGAGATCAATTAGAAGTGTACAAAATAGGTGTATCGGAGTTATTGCAATTTAGTTTTGTGATTGTGAGCACGCTTTTGTTAAATAACTTTGCGATTCAATATGGGGAGAATGTGGTTGCTGGATTTGGTGTGGCCTTAAGAATTGTGCAGGTTCCGGAATTTTTATCAATGGGTTTATTCTTAGGATTGATTCCACTGTTTGCGTTTAACTTTGCTAGTCAAAATATGGCGAGACTTAAATCAACGATTAAACATGCTTTTGCCTATATCGGAGGTATTGCTGTTGTATTTGTAGGCCTGGTATTTTTGTTCAGAGGAACGATTCTACATTTCTTCTCTAATGATCCTTCGGTGTTAAGTATGGGAACTTATATTTTGGTAGCCATGCTGATTTCTGCTTTATTTAATGGATTTACGGGTTTGTTCATGAGTATTTTTCAAGCGACCGGACAGGGGATTCCAACTAACATTATGGCCATCACACAAGGCGTACTGTTTATCCCTATGATTATCGTATTACATTCTGTCTTTGGACTTCACGGCGTGATCTGGTCTATGACCATAACAGAAGTTATAACGAGCTTGATGGGCGTTATCTTGTTTATTATTTTTAGTAAAAAGCTGAAAAGTACGGGTGGGGATGGAAAAGGTGTTGTAGAGGTTGCGTCCGTGTAA
- a CDS encoding insulinase family protein, with protein MSRLITGNIYYGFQVINEEFIKEIDSAVFTMEHLKSGARLLFVQNQDDNKVFSISFRTPPEDSTGVFHILEHSVLCGSEKYPVKEPFVELLKGSMQTFLNAFTFGDKTMYPVASRNDQDFSNLVEVYLDSVFQPNIYKQQEIFEQEGWHYELQHPEDELIYKGVVYNEMKGSYSSPTTVLMDRIKKSLYPDTIYRHSSGGDPQEIPALTYEQFLKAHSNYYHPSNSYFYLYGDVNIEEKLQFIDQEYLGSYERNSFDTSIPLQKPIGMTELVADYPILEAESATDKTYLSLNYVIGTSTDRELNLAFDILKSMLMDSNAAPLKQALLESGLGKDAFAFYSDSMVQPLLGITLTHSNASSKDAFVELVKTTLKRLAQDGLDEKLVLAAVNSKEFELREADFNQYPKGLTYNIEVMKSWLYDGQPTNHMRYEEAFTAIREKLADRYFEKLIEVYLLNSDHCSVVVLNPSKTIAAEKEASAQHQLSEYKASLQPDQLAQLVQRTQNLLARQSRPDVAEDLQKLPSLSLQDINRSIEPQVPTYEHSHQDITVIHHEVATQKIAYCKFYWDTSVVAPEQIPYLVLLAEVLGQMETASYSIEELTSEIGIKTGGIYFRNEIFGAAKTNGASYQPKFSALVKVMAGHIGESLDLLREMLYTSALDNLTKLQEIVRREASQMESILNQRGNDIAASRLMSYFSDMGAYQEQQGGVTYYRFIRELAETFDQQGAQLADTLKNICAVLFNKKNLIISVTGTTDLYEELANNVAKLDIQDQPVVDMPKITAQGHADNEGFMSSSQVQYVVKGYNFTKLGFTYSGKMQVLKKILSLTYLWNAVRVKGGAYGGNLILRRDGIMMFTSYRDPNLQETLEVYDQAYRFAEGYEADADEMTKAIIGTLSMLDQPLSPSAQGRRADRHYFEQVTEAELQQERDEILSTTPEDIRQYTDLLKAVTEQNYFAVVGNASKLKSKTALFGKLEELVK; from the coding sequence ATGAGTCGTTTGATCACAGGGAACATTTATTATGGATTTCAGGTCATTAATGAGGAATTTATTAAGGAGATCGATTCCGCCGTATTCACGATGGAACATTTGAAGAGTGGCGCCAGGCTGCTGTTCGTGCAGAATCAGGATGACAACAAGGTCTTTAGCATAAGCTTCAGAACTCCGCCTGAGGATAGCACGGGTGTTTTTCATATTTTGGAGCATTCCGTATTATGTGGGTCGGAGAAATATCCGGTCAAGGAACCTTTTGTAGAATTACTGAAAGGCTCGATGCAGACGTTCCTGAACGCATTTACGTTTGGGGATAAGACGATGTATCCAGTGGCGAGCCGGAACGATCAAGACTTCTCCAACTTGGTGGAGGTATATCTGGATAGTGTCTTTCAGCCGAATATTTATAAGCAGCAAGAAATCTTTGAGCAAGAGGGCTGGCATTACGAGCTTCAGCATCCCGAAGATGAGCTTATCTATAAAGGCGTGGTTTACAACGAGATGAAGGGTTCTTATTCCTCACCGACAACGGTATTGATGGATAGAATCAAAAAGTCATTGTATCCGGACACGATCTACCGTCATTCTTCAGGTGGAGATCCACAGGAGATTCCAGCACTAACCTATGAGCAGTTTCTTAAGGCGCACAGCAATTATTATCATCCGTCGAACAGTTATTTTTATCTCTACGGAGACGTTAATATTGAAGAAAAGCTGCAATTTATAGATCAGGAATATCTTGGATCTTATGAACGAAACAGCTTTGATACATCCATCCCCCTGCAAAAGCCGATTGGAATGACGGAGCTGGTAGCGGATTATCCGATCCTGGAAGCAGAATCTGCTACAGATAAGACTTATCTGAGTCTTAATTATGTGATTGGAACCTCTACAGATCGGGAATTGAACCTGGCTTTTGATATTTTAAAAAGCATGCTGATGGACAGCAATGCAGCTCCGCTCAAGCAAGCCCTGCTCGAAAGCGGACTGGGTAAGGATGCGTTTGCTTTTTATTCTGACAGTATGGTTCAGCCGCTGCTTGGCATTACACTGACGCATTCCAATGCCTCCTCCAAAGATGCCTTCGTGGAGCTGGTGAAGACTACATTAAAGCGTTTGGCTCAGGACGGACTGGATGAGAAGCTGGTGCTGGCAGCAGTCAACAGCAAGGAATTTGAACTGAGGGAAGCGGACTTTAATCAGTATCCGAAAGGTCTTACTTACAATATCGAAGTGATGAAATCCTGGCTCTATGACGGTCAGCCTACCAATCATATGCGATATGAAGAGGCGTTCACTGCCATTCGGGAAAAGCTGGCGGATCGTTATTTTGAGAAGTTGATTGAAGTCTATTTGCTGAACAGTGATCATTGCAGTGTGGTGGTGCTGAACCCGTCCAAGACGATCGCCGCTGAAAAGGAAGCATCCGCTCAGCATCAATTGAGTGAATACAAAGCGTCACTGCAACCAGATCAGTTGGCGCAGCTGGTTCAGCGTACACAGAACCTCTTGGCACGGCAGAGCCGTCCAGATGTAGCCGAGGATTTGCAGAAGCTGCCAAGCTTGTCCCTACAGGATATTAACCGAAGTATAGAACCGCAAGTACCTACCTATGAACATTCCCATCAGGACATAACGGTGATTCATCATGAGGTAGCTACCCAGAAGATTGCCTACTGCAAGTTTTATTGGGATACGAGTGTTGTCGCTCCTGAGCAAATCCCTTATTTAGTGCTGCTGGCAGAGGTATTAGGTCAAATGGAGACTGCGTCCTACAGCATCGAAGAGCTCACCAGTGAAATCGGGATCAAAACTGGGGGCATTTACTTCAGGAATGAGATCTTTGGCGCAGCAAAAACCAACGGGGCAAGCTATCAGCCCAAATTCAGTGCGCTGGTGAAAGTAATGGCAGGACATATTGGTGAGTCGCTGGATCTGCTGAGAGAGATGCTTTATACTAGTGCGCTCGATAATCTGACTAAGCTGCAGGAAATCGTCCGCCGGGAAGCCTCGCAGATGGAATCGATTCTGAACCAAAGAGGGAATGATATTGCGGCCAGCCGCCTGATGTCCTATTTCTCGGATATGGGAGCGTATCAGGAACAACAGGGCGGCGTAACTTATTACCGCTTTATCCGCGAGCTTGCCGAGACGTTCGATCAGCAGGGAGCTCAGCTAGCAGACACACTGAAGAATATCTGTGCGGTTTTATTTAATAAAAAGAATTTGATCATCAGCGTGACCGGAACAACTGATTTGTATGAGGAACTCGCCAATAATGTTGCGAAGCTGGATATCCAGGACCAACCGGTAGTGGATATGCCTAAGATTACCGCGCAAGGCCATGCGGACAATGAAGGATTCATGTCTTCCAGTCAGGTGCAGTATGTGGTCAAGGGATACAACTTCACTAAGCTAGGATTCACATATTCAGGCAAAATGCAGGTGCTCAAAAAAATCTTGAGCCTCACCTATCTATGGAATGCGGTGCGTGTGAAGGGTGGTGCTTACGGCGGAAATCTGATTCTGCGCAGAGACGGGATAATGATGTTCACTTCCTACCGTGATCCGAATTTGCAGGAGACGCTGGAGGTGTATGATCAGGCGTACCGTTTTGCTGAGGGGTATGAAGCAGATGCCGACGAGATGACCAAAGCGATTATCGGCACCTTGTCCATGCTGGACCAGCCGCTAAGTCCGAGTGCTCAGGGGCGGAGGGCGGACCGGCATTATTTCGAACAGGTGACGGAGGCCGAACTCCAGCAAGAACGGGATGAAATCTTGTCGACAACACCGGAAGACATCAGACAGTACACCGACTTACTTAAGGCTGTGACGGAACAGAATTATTTCGCTGTGGTCGGCAACGCGTCCAAGCTGAAATCGAAAACCGCTTTATTCGGAAAGCTGGAGGAACTTGTGAAGTAA
- a CDS encoding carbohydrate ABC transporter permease, whose protein sequence is MIRKFHLKMDTREAIAGYLFVAPLMLGLIILTLIPVLGSLLLSFTNWNFVAGLGGIKFAGVDNFIRLFHDDAFMKSLLNNLLFIITVPVTIIVALLLAILIDKQVFLKDLFKVIYFLPYISSVVAIAMVWQVMFHPSLGPVNQFLMSLGWDNPPKWLADIHYALPSLMLIQIWIQLGYNIIIFIAGLQSIPRDLYEAADIDGANVWRKFRNITVPCISPTTFFLLVTGVIGSFKIFDLIQVLTQGGPANSTTVIVYELYDTAFNQLKTGYASSMALVLFLICLIITALQMLAQKKWVNY, encoded by the coding sequence ATGATACGAAAATTTCATCTTAAAATGGATACGCGCGAAGCGATCGCCGGGTATTTATTCGTCGCTCCACTGATGTTGGGGCTGATCATCTTGACGTTGATCCCGGTGCTGGGCTCACTGTTGTTAAGCTTCACGAACTGGAACTTTGTGGCTGGGTTAGGGGGGATTAAGTTCGCGGGCGTGGATAATTTCATAAGGCTGTTTCATGATGATGCTTTTATGAAAAGCTTGCTGAACAATCTGCTCTTTATTATCACAGTTCCGGTTACGATCATCGTTGCGCTATTGCTGGCTATCCTGATTGATAAACAGGTGTTCCTGAAGGATTTGTTTAAAGTAATATATTTCCTTCCATACATCTCCAGCGTAGTTGCTATCGCTATGGTCTGGCAGGTTATGTTTCATCCCTCGCTGGGACCTGTTAATCAATTTCTGATGTCGCTGGGATGGGATAATCCGCCGAAATGGCTGGCTGATATTCATTATGCTCTGCCGTCACTTATGCTCATCCAGATTTGGATTCAGCTCGGGTATAACATTATTATTTTTATCGCGGGTTTACAGAGTATTCCAAGGGACCTTTATGAAGCGGCTGATATTGATGGCGCCAATGTCTGGCGGAAATTTCGCAATATCACAGTGCCTTGCATTTCGCCGACCACCTTTTTCTTGCTGGTTACTGGGGTCATTGGCTCCTTTAAGATCTTTGATCTAATACAAGTACTGACACAAGGTGGACCTGCTAACTCCACGACAGTTATCGTATATGAGCTATATGACACTGCCTTCAACCAGTTGAAGACGGGTTATGCCTCTAGTATGGCACTTGTCCTGTTCCTCATCTGCCTGATCATTACAGCCCTGCAGATGTTAGCGCAAAAAAAATGGGTCAATTACTAA